The following coding sequences are from one Seonamhaeicola sp. ML3 window:
- a CDS encoding T9SS type A sorting domain-containing protein, which produces MKYLNLIIFFTGFFALGQATWQAVPNITPNTNNQRFDDVYFLNDNLGWAANGFYAAVYKTTDGGLTWTEQLNENNLTGNFYFRNIVFLNENIGFVGTLNNTVFKTTDGGSTWNPINNIDPNPVAICGLDVVGPSTVYGCGAFFEPAFIIKSTDSGDNWTYFDMSSYATALVEVKFLTESLGYAAGKSSSGAVVLKTTDGGVSWSEIYNSNIPGQYVWKLQVLDSNNNVIFGSIDTSAPNQGKLIKTIDGGLNWSSFDAPESRIQAVGFIDENTGWMGGHTTGFYETTNGGMSWTNLSTGSNLNRIFIINSSLAYASGTTIYKFTSQTLNSPDLEDTFQQNPLAIKLDLNPVKDILRFSIDFESPDNILIHLYDVNGKLIKKLARETIETSIKKEYQFNLIDLKSGTYILEVHNNLGRISKKIIKP; this is translated from the coding sequence ATGAAGTATTTAAATCTAATCATATTTTTTACAGGTTTTTTTGCTCTGGGACAAGCCACATGGCAAGCAGTACCCAATATTACTCCAAACACCAATAACCAAAGATTTGATGACGTTTATTTCCTAAACGATAATCTTGGTTGGGCCGCTAATGGTTTTTATGCAGCTGTATATAAAACTACCGATGGTGGATTAACTTGGACCGAACAACTTAACGAAAACAACTTAACGGGAAATTTTTACTTCAGAAACATTGTTTTCCTGAATGAAAATATCGGTTTTGTAGGAACACTGAACAATACTGTTTTTAAAACAACAGACGGTGGCAGCACCTGGAATCCTATTAACAATATCGATCCAAATCCTGTTGCTATTTGTGGACTGGATGTCGTCGGACCATCAACAGTTTATGGATGCGGTGCCTTTTTCGAACCCGCTTTCATTATCAAATCGACCGATAGTGGTGATAATTGGACATATTTTGATATGTCATCCTATGCCACAGCTTTAGTTGAGGTTAAGTTCTTAACCGAATCCCTTGGCTATGCAGCAGGCAAAAGTTCTTCTGGCGCAGTAGTGCTAAAAACAACCGACGGAGGTGTTTCATGGAGTGAAATTTACAACTCTAACATACCAGGGCAATATGTTTGGAAACTTCAGGTGTTAGATAGTAACAATAATGTTATTTTCGGTTCCATTGACACTAGCGCTCCAAATCAGGGCAAATTAATCAAAACAATAGATGGCGGTCTCAATTGGTCGAGCTTTGACGCTCCAGAAAGCAGAATTCAGGCGGTTGGTTTTATTGATGAAAACACTGGTTGGATGGGTGGGCATACCACTGGTTTTTATGAAACCACCAACGGAGGAATGTCATGGACCAATCTTAGCACGGGAAGTAATTTGAATAGAATTTTCATTATTAATTCTTCACTAGCTTATGCCTCTGGCACCACAATTTATAAATTCACCTCACAAACTTTAAACAGCCCTGACCTAGAGGATACTTTTCAACAAAACCCGCTTGCAATTAAACTAGACCTTAATCCTGTGAAGGATATCTTGAGGTTTTCGATAGATTTTGAATCCCCAGATAATATACTAATACATCTCTATGATGTTAATGGAAAACTCATAAAGAAATTGGCCAGAGAAACTATAGAAACTTCAATTAAAAAGGAATATCAATTTAATTTAATCGATTTAAAATCGGGCACTTATATTCTAGAAGTCCACAACAACCTGGGCAGAATCTCAAAAAAGATAATTAAACCTTAA
- the gatB/aspS gene encoding bifunctional amidotransferase subunit GatB/aspartate--tRNA ligase AspS, translating into MDLEQLNEALKAHELELVIGLETHIRLNTKTKLFCSCPNEETETPNEHICSVCTGQMGVLPAVNKEAITKAIYFGKAVKSTFRNDVISWDRKHYEYPDNPKNIQITQFHNPIIPDGQVSCFRNDGSEFTVNLTQVHIEEDAAKLMHEKTVSLVDFNKAGVPLIEIVTEPCIHHIEDASTYAQYLQRIVQNLKISEANLEKGEFKSDVSVSLRKKRSYNLNPRTEIKNLNSFKFMTEALIEEVGKQLSYYLEHKDFRPDQTTVLFDADLKQTKTMRKKEYEADYRFISEPDLPFVNIKDVVDAIHVDVSELPHAVERILIRGGVLPQDAKFFTADSLRSKTFMTINKELNDPSFVAKTLVNNIGADDYADIYRIEHLIEIFKLFKEEKITSVLVQNAITSYLKDRTFDYNKYFEDNTISKEKIDNAIAKVISENEAIVNDIKGGNQGKAGILVGKVIGIIGKGASGKVIRQGILNALSSESTSASASTDKTISQDSKGSKIAKEVEEEILPEIPMVIKDEYRTHLATDLSETSISEKVTLAGWVSSVRDHGELMFIDLRDSSNEIFQVRLSRESFANLDDLVKLKPESVIMVTGDIVKRKEDDFNASLRTGTIELETSELEILNLSKTLPFEIKRATKTNETTRFQYKFLDHRNQDVHRTIKNRHRVIKLMRDILDEQDFLEIETPILSAGTDEGAREFIVPTRKEAGSFYTLPQAPQQFKQMLMVSGYEKYFQIARCFRDEDSRGDRQPEFTQLDIEMAYASMQQIIDLNTNMFNAIVEKVYGKKWILKPFQVLTYKEAMDKYGCDRPDLRFGLEMQDITNIVKDTTFQVFSKPIDEGGIVKCIKVSAEEQGNKRMSKGQIEKLTAIAQDHGLGGLAYIIVNENDLQSPIIKFLGEDIAANIIKATEAEVGDIVFFSAADYDTANKALDAVRQEMGTMLKLINAKELRPAWVVDFPMFEKTDDGNWTFTHNPFSMPVTYDIEKHMNGKEEEIGSIIAQQYDLILNGYEIGGGSVRAHKPEILEATYKNMGYNKEEMLKSVGTMYKAFHYGAPPHGGIAWGVDRLMMILEKKSSIREVMAFPKTGTSEDLLFGAPSPLSDKKVEEMNVKVIKR; encoded by the coding sequence ATGGATTTAGAGCAATTAAACGAGGCGCTTAAAGCCCACGAATTAGAATTGGTTATCGGATTGGAAACCCACATTCGATTGAATACTAAAACCAAGTTATTCTGTTCTTGTCCTAATGAAGAAACAGAAACACCCAACGAACATATTTGCTCTGTTTGTACAGGACAAATGGGAGTTTTGCCTGCAGTAAACAAAGAAGCTATTACCAAGGCTATCTATTTTGGAAAAGCTGTAAAATCTACATTTAGAAACGATGTTATTTCATGGGACCGTAAACATTATGAGTACCCCGACAACCCAAAGAACATCCAGATCACACAGTTCCATAATCCAATTATTCCAGACGGGCAAGTATCTTGTTTTAGAAATGACGGTTCTGAGTTTACGGTTAATTTAACCCAGGTTCATATTGAAGAAGATGCTGCTAAATTAATGCATGAGAAAACGGTTTCTCTTGTTGATTTCAATAAAGCCGGTGTTCCACTTATCGAGATTGTTACAGAGCCTTGTATCCATCATATCGAAGATGCGTCTACTTATGCTCAATATTTACAGCGTATCGTTCAGAACTTAAAGATTTCAGAAGCTAACCTTGAAAAGGGTGAGTTTAAATCGGATGTTTCGGTATCGCTCCGTAAAAAACGCAGCTACAACTTAAACCCAAGAACAGAGATTAAAAACCTCAACTCATTTAAGTTTATGACCGAGGCACTTATAGAGGAAGTTGGAAAGCAACTGAGCTACTATTTAGAACACAAAGACTTCAGGCCAGACCAAACTACCGTGCTTTTTGATGCTGATTTAAAGCAAACAAAAACCATGCGTAAAAAAGAGTATGAAGCCGATTACCGTTTTATCTCTGAACCAGATTTACCGTTTGTAAACATCAAAGATGTCGTAGATGCTATTCATGTTGATGTAAGCGAATTGCCGCATGCTGTAGAACGTATTTTAATTAGAGGTGGTGTATTGCCGCAAGACGCTAAATTCTTTACGGCAGACTCATTACGTTCTAAAACATTTATGACTATTAACAAAGAACTAAACGACCCTTCGTTTGTAGCCAAAACGCTAGTTAATAATATTGGTGCAGATGACTATGCCGATATTTACAGAATTGAACACCTCATTGAAATCTTCAAACTATTTAAGGAGGAAAAAATCACTTCTGTTTTAGTTCAAAATGCCATTACTTCCTATTTAAAGGATAGAACTTTTGATTACAACAAGTATTTTGAAGACAACACCATCTCAAAAGAAAAGATAGATAATGCCATTGCAAAAGTTATTTCTGAGAACGAAGCCATTGTAAACGACATTAAAGGCGGAAACCAAGGAAAGGCAGGTATTCTAGTTGGAAAGGTTATTGGTATTATCGGAAAGGGCGCCTCTGGAAAAGTAATTCGTCAGGGTATTTTGAATGCACTTTCAAGCGAGAGTACAAGTGCTTCTGCTTCAACAGATAAAACAATATCCCAAGATTCAAAAGGAAGTAAAATCGCTAAAGAAGTCGAAGAAGAGATATTACCAGAAATACCTATGGTAATAAAAGATGAGTATAGAACACATCTTGCAACCGATTTGTCTGAAACCTCAATTTCTGAAAAAGTTACCTTAGCAGGATGGGTTTCTAGTGTACGTGACCATGGTGAGCTAATGTTTATTGATTTACGCGATTCTAGCAACGAGATTTTCCAAGTTCGATTAAGTAGAGAATCGTTTGCCAATCTAGATGACTTGGTAAAACTGAAACCAGAATCGGTGATTATGGTTACCGGTGATATCGTGAAACGTAAAGAAGATGATTTCAATGCGAGTTTAAGAACGGGAACTATTGAGTTGGAAACTTCAGAATTAGAAATCCTTAACCTTTCTAAAACACTGCCTTTTGAAATAAAACGCGCTACTAAAACCAACGAAACGACTCGTTTCCAGTACAAGTTTTTAGACCACAGAAATCAAGATGTACATCGTACAATCAAAAATCGCCATAGAGTTATAAAACTGATGCGCGACATATTAGACGAACAAGATTTCTTAGAAATAGAAACCCCTATTTTAAGTGCCGGAACAGATGAAGGCGCACGTGAATTCATAGTCCCAACAAGAAAAGAAGCCGGTTCGTTTTATACACTACCACAGGCGCCACAACAGTTTAAGCAAATGTTGATGGTAAGCGGTTACGAAAAATATTTTCAGATTGCACGCTGTTTTAGAGACGAAGATTCTCGTGGCGACCGTCAACCGGAATTCACACAGTTAGATATAGAAATGGCCTATGCGAGCATGCAGCAAATTATTGACTTGAACACCAATATGTTCAATGCAATCGTTGAAAAAGTATATGGCAAAAAATGGATTTTAAAACCATTCCAGGTCCTAACCTATAAAGAGGCTATGGACAAATACGGTTGTGATAGACCAGACTTACGCTTTGGTTTGGAAATGCAAGACATCACTAATATTGTAAAAGATACCACGTTCCAAGTATTTAGCAAACCTATCGATGAAGGTGGTATTGTAAAATGTATTAAAGTTTCTGCTGAAGAACAAGGCAATAAGCGCATGTCTAAAGGACAAATTGAAAAATTAACCGCTATTGCTCAAGACCATGGTTTAGGTGGGTTAGCTTATATTATTGTTAACGAAAATGACTTACAATCGCCAATAATCAAGTTCTTGGGTGAAGACATCGCAGCCAACATCATAAAGGCTACAGAAGCCGAAGTTGGAGACATTGTATTCTTCTCGGCTGCCGATTATGACACAGCAAATAAAGCCCTAGATGCTGTTCGCCAAGAAATGGGGACTATGCTAAAATTGATTAACGCAAAAGAATTAAGACCTGCTTGGGTAGTTGATTTTCCTATGTTTGAAAAAACAGATGATGGTAATTGGACCTTCACACACAACCCATTCTCAATGCCAGTAACTTATGATATTGAAAAACATATGAATGGTAAAGAAGAAGAGATTGGCTCTATCATAGCGCAACAATATGATTTGATATTGAATGGCTATGAAATTGGCGGCGGTTCTGTTCGTGCTCATAAACCTGAAATATTAGAAGCCACTTATAAGAACATGGGCTACAACAAAGAAGAGATGCTTAAAAGTGTTGGCACCATGTACAAGGCTTTCCATTACGGAGCGCCACCACACGGTGGTATTGCTTGGGGTGTTGACCGCTTAATGATGATTCTAGAAAAGAAATCTTCTATTAGAGAGGTTATGGCATTCCCCAAAACCGGAACCAGCGAAGATTTACTATTTGGAGCCCCCTCGCCACTGTCTGATAAAAAAGTAGAAGAGATGAATGTTAAAGTGATTAAAAGATAA
- a CDS encoding amidase family protein, whose amino-acid sequence MDSQIRNLHQKLANKEISCLDLIKEKLSLLKPNAYKTVNSLLEDSALALAAKVDEKIANGDSIDLLEGIPFGIKDVYMVEGTYTTASSDLLKKYKSAYTATAIQKLLDAGAIPIVKENCDSFGHGSSSENTIFGAVKNAHNPELVGGGSSGGSAVNVAKDYTVFSIGGDTGGSVRQPAGYNNVYGLKPTYGRISRYGLMAYASSTDCVGPIAKSIEDIRIVLNVMSGKDVRDQTTYTSETISEDAITSNGSIKSVGYFKNFIESEAIDKKVKADFLSAIEKIKAKGIEVKVLDFFKSDTLVSTYYTLAMAETASNLSRLDGTNYGNRLDGENLKDSYSITRSENFSEETKRRIVGGNQVLSQGFSDEIYLRGLALRDQISQNFENDFNEVDIIISPVTPSTPPKIGDSLKDPLAMYLSDAYTVGFSLGQLPTLTVPQGTETGLQITAAKDNDELVLKFANFLKDTI is encoded by the coding sequence ATGGATTCTCAAATTCGAAACTTACACCAAAAACTGGCAAACAAGGAAATTTCTTGTTTAGACCTAATAAAAGAGAAGCTAAGTTTACTAAAACCTAATGCTTACAAAACTGTAAATAGCCTTCTTGAAGATTCCGCATTGGCACTGGCAGCTAAAGTAGATGAGAAAATTGCAAACGGCGATAGTATCGATCTGTTGGAAGGCATCCCTTTTGGGATTAAAGATGTATACATGGTCGAAGGCACTTATACCACTGCCAGTTCAGATTTATTGAAAAAATACAAATCGGCATATACTGCAACGGCGATTCAGAAATTATTAGATGCGGGCGCCATTCCAATAGTTAAAGAAAACTGTGACAGTTTTGGACATGGCTCTTCTAGTGAGAACACCATTTTTGGAGCGGTTAAAAATGCACATAACCCAGAACTTGTAGGTGGTGGTTCCAGTGGTGGTTCTGCAGTAAACGTTGCTAAAGATTATACGGTTTTTTCTATTGGTGGTGATACAGGAGGCTCTGTCCGCCAACCAGCAGGCTATAATAACGTATATGGTTTAAAACCTACTTACGGTCGTATTTCAAGATACGGCTTAATGGCTTATGCATCATCAACCGATTGCGTAGGGCCTATTGCCAAATCTATTGAAGATATCAGAATCGTACTGAATGTTATGAGTGGCAAAGACGTGAGAGACCAAACTACTTATACTTCAGAAACCATATCAGAAGATGCCATTACATCAAACGGTTCTATAAAATCTGTGGGGTACTTTAAAAACTTTATTGAAAGCGAAGCCATAGATAAAAAAGTGAAAGCAGATTTTCTTTCGGCCATAGAAAAAATCAAAGCTAAAGGTATTGAAGTAAAGGTGTTGGATTTCTTTAAATCGGATACTTTGGTTTCCACATATTACACATTGGCAATGGCAGAAACTGCTTCTAACCTATCGCGTTTAGATGGCACAAACTACGGAAACCGTTTGGATGGAGAGAATTTAAAAGACAGCTATTCCATTACCCGTTCTGAAAACTTTTCAGAAGAAACTAAACGCCGTATTGTTGGAGGCAACCAAGTGTTATCACAAGGGTTTAGTGACGAAATTTATTTAAGAGGATTAGCCCTTAGAGATCAGATTTCTCAAAATTTCGAAAATGATTTTAACGAGGTTGATATCATTATTTCACCGGTAACACCAAGCACACCTCCTAAAATTGGGGATAGCTTAAAAGACCCATTGGCCATGTATTTAAGCGATGCTTATACTGTTGGGTTTAGCTTAGGACAATTACCAACCTTAACCGTACCGCAAGGTACCGAAACAGGCTTACAAATTACAGCCGCAAAAGACAACGACGAACTTGTTTTGAAGTTTGCTAACTTCTTAAAAGATACGATATAA
- a CDS encoding porin — MTLRKKTVLIWLFLITLAFPFSTFSQTENNQKPKINWNIRAQIWMRYSDLNDGSFIQGEPTSEFFDISIRRLRIPVYSQVTPKIFFYSVFGGNNFNFKKKDAQLEILDLYAEYTFDKSFEIGVGKSGWQGLSRWNIRSNKTLMGLDSPLFALNSVEKNDDIGRLFGAWIKGQAGKFDYRLAFNRPFFVTVIPDGEVNFANNKPRVKTSSYVKYQFFEHESNKSAYQVGTYLQNKKVFNIGAGFQYQQDAMSDGDAMLETTTFYDMKHFAADSFLNLPLTNGDAITAYLGFYDYDFGKDYIRNVGANNPTSGGGIDFNGPGVAFPMIGTGTTWYGQFGYAFRETKFLNQNVVIQPNICVQYSDWDKLNDTMTVYDFTVNFLVNGSQSNKISLGYQHRPIFDAVTLEQKNYKGMAVVQYQISMK, encoded by the coding sequence ATGACCCTTAGAAAAAAGACTGTGCTTATATGGTTATTCCTGATAACACTGGCGTTTCCATTTTCAACTTTTAGTCAAACCGAAAACAATCAAAAACCAAAAATCAACTGGAATATCAGAGCCCAAATATGGATGCGATATTCCGATTTAAACGACGGCTCGTTCATACAAGGCGAACCGACTTCAGAATTTTTTGATATTTCAATTCGTAGATTACGTATTCCTGTATACTCTCAAGTAACCCCTAAAATATTCTTTTACTCCGTTTTTGGTGGCAATAATTTCAATTTTAAGAAAAAAGATGCCCAATTGGAAATTCTTGACCTCTATGCCGAATATACATTTGATAAGTCTTTTGAAATTGGGGTTGGTAAATCTGGTTGGCAAGGCTTAAGCCGCTGGAATATTCGCTCCAACAAGACACTTATGGGACTTGACTCCCCGTTATTTGCGCTGAATTCTGTTGAAAAAAATGACGACATAGGTCGTTTATTTGGCGCATGGATTAAGGGACAAGCAGGAAAATTTGATTACAGATTAGCTTTTAACAGACCCTTTTTTGTTACCGTAATTCCTGATGGCGAAGTGAATTTTGCTAACAATAAACCTCGAGTAAAAACGTCTTCTTATGTCAAATATCAATTCTTTGAGCATGAATCAAACAAATCTGCATATCAAGTCGGCACGTATTTACAAAATAAGAAAGTATTTAATATTGGAGCTGGTTTTCAGTATCAGCAAGACGCCATGAGTGATGGCGATGCGATGTTAGAAACCACGACATTTTATGATATGAAGCATTTTGCAGCAGATTCGTTTCTTAATTTACCACTTACAAACGGGGATGCTATCACTGCATATCTTGGGTTTTATGATTACGATTTCGGGAAAGACTATATTAGAAACGTTGGCGCCAACAACCCAACCTCTGGAGGTGGTATTGATTTTAACGGCCCTGGGGTAGCGTTCCCAATGATTGGTACCGGTACCACATGGTACGGCCAGTTTGGCTATGCCTTTAGGGAAACCAAATTTCTAAATCAAAATGTTGTTATACAACCCAATATTTGTGTTCAATATTCCGACTGGGATAAATTAAATGATACAATGACGGTTTACGATTTTACAGTGAACTTTTTAGTGAACGGTTCACAAAGTAATAAAATTAGCCTTGGCTATCAACACAGACCTATTTTTGACGCCGTTACTTTAGAACAAAAAAATTATAAGGGCATGGCCGTTGTTCAATATCAAATTTCAATGAAATAA
- a CDS encoding porin family protein, which translates to MKIKVLTIGIFFSLIFNLTAQEDSKSNAGLKLGYNLAAVSYDGETETGQRNGFHAGLYGESFLSEVVALQIEFLYSQQGYEIEDNGSTFTQKLDYINLPLSLKIYPNSNFFLEAGPQIGLAINHKEEFDSGFGLFNTSQEFDPEKFDWGVNFGGGFKTDSGVSLGVRYHLGMGDVYDEGSPQNRVWQFSIGFDF; encoded by the coding sequence ATGAAAATAAAAGTTTTAACCATAGGAATATTTTTTAGCCTAATTTTTAATTTAACTGCTCAGGAAGATAGCAAATCAAATGCTGGTCTAAAGTTGGGCTATAACCTAGCGGCTGTAAGTTATGACGGGGAAACAGAAACCGGACAAAGAAACGGGTTTCATGCCGGGCTTTATGGAGAATCATTCCTTTCGGAAGTGGTAGCGCTTCAAATTGAATTCCTCTACTCACAACAAGGATATGAAATTGAAGATAACGGTAGTACGTTTACCCAAAAATTAGATTACATAAATCTACCCTTGTCATTAAAGATTTATCCCAATTCAAATTTCTTTTTAGAAGCGGGTCCTCAAATTGGACTTGCAATAAACCACAAAGAAGAGTTTGACAGTGGGTTTGGACTATTTAACACTTCCCAAGAATTTGACCCTGAAAAATTTGATTGGGGCGTTAACTTTGGTGGCGGATTTAAGACCGATTCTGGAGTTAGTCTTGGTGTTAGATATCACTTAGGAATGGGAGATGTTTATGATGAAGGCAGCCCCCAAAATAGAGTGTGGCAATTTTCAATTGGTTTCGATTTCTAA
- the gyrB gene encoding DNA topoisomerase (ATP-hydrolyzing) subunit B, with protein sequence MSEEAKKQNYSADSIQALEGMEHVRMRPSMYIGDVGVRGLHHLVYEVVDNSIDEALAGHCDNITVTINEDNSITTEDDGRGIPVGLHKKEGVSALEVVMTKIGAGGKFDKDSYKVSGGLHGVGVSCVNALSEHLKASVYREGKIWEQEYERGKALYPVKTVGDSEKTGTIVTFKPDPTIFTQTLEYNYDTLASRLRELAFLNKGITVHLVDKRHKKEDGEFEGETFHSNEGLTEFVKYLDATREPLMKDVISFEGEKNGVPVEVAMVYNTSYAENLHSYVNNINTHEGGTHLSGFRRGLTHTLKKYADGSGMLDKLKFDISGDDFREGLTAIISVKVQEPQFEGQTKTKLGNREVSASVSQAVSEMLTDYLEEHPDDAKTIVQKVILAAQARHAAQKAREMVQRKTVMSIGGLPGKLSDCSEQDPAKCEVFLVEGDSAGGTAKQGRDRNFQAILPLRGKILNVEKAMQHKVFENEEIKNIFTALGVTIGTEEDSKALNLSKLRYHKIVIMCDADIDGSHIATLILTFFFRYMKELIENGHVYIATPPLYLVKRGAKKQYAWNDKERDEIIEEFGDGSKIQRYKGLGEMNAEQLWDTTMNPEFRTMRQVQIDNGSEADRIFSMLMGDEVPPRRDFIEKNAIYANIDA encoded by the coding sequence ATGAGCGAAGAAGCTAAAAAACAAAATTATTCTGCCGATAGTATTCAGGCTTTGGAAGGCATGGAACACGTGCGTATGCGTCCATCCATGTATATTGGAGATGTAGGTGTGCGCGGATTGCACCATTTGGTTTATGAGGTGGTGGATAATTCTATTGACGAGGCCTTGGCGGGTCATTGTGATAATATAACCGTAACTATAAACGAAGATAATTCCATCACTACCGAAGATGACGGTCGTGGTATTCCAGTAGGTTTGCACAAAAAAGAAGGGGTTTCTGCTCTTGAAGTTGTTATGACCAAGATTGGTGCTGGTGGAAAGTTTGATAAAGACTCTTATAAAGTATCAGGTGGACTTCATGGAGTTGGTGTGAGTTGTGTGAATGCACTTTCAGAACATTTAAAAGCTAGTGTTTACAGAGAAGGGAAAATTTGGGAACAAGAATATGAGCGTGGTAAAGCATTATATCCTGTAAAGACAGTTGGTGATTCTGAAAAAACGGGAACCATTGTAACTTTTAAACCAGATCCAACGATTTTCACCCAAACCTTAGAATATAATTATGATACTTTGGCGAGTCGTTTACGTGAATTGGCTTTTTTAAATAAAGGGATTACAGTTCATTTAGTTGATAAGCGTCATAAAAAAGAAGATGGTGAATTTGAAGGAGAGACATTCCATTCCAACGAGGGGTTAACAGAGTTTGTTAAGTATTTAGATGCTACAAGAGAGCCTTTAATGAAAGATGTGATTTCTTTTGAAGGTGAAAAAAATGGTGTGCCTGTTGAGGTGGCTATGGTGTATAATACATCGTATGCTGAAAATTTACACTCTTATGTAAATAATATCAATACGCATGAAGGAGGTACGCATTTATCTGGTTTCCGTCGTGGTTTAACGCATACATTGAAGAAGTATGCCGATGGTTCAGGTATGTTGGATAAATTGAAATTTGATATCTCAGGTGATGATTTCCGTGAGGGATTAACAGCTATTATTTCGGTAAAAGTTCAAGAGCCTCAATTTGAAGGGCAAACTAAAACAAAATTAGGTAATAGAGAGGTGTCTGCTTCTGTAAGTCAGGCGGTATCTGAGATGTTAACTGATTATTTGGAAGAACACCCAGACGACGCTAAGACTATTGTGCAGAAAGTAATACTAGCGGCACAAGCCCGTCATGCAGCACAAAAAGCTCGTGAAATGGTGCAACGTAAAACCGTAATGAGTATTGGTGGCTTACCGGGCAAATTAAGTGATTGTTCTGAGCAGGATCCTGCAAAATGTGAGGTGTTCTTGGTAGAGGGAGATTCTGCAGGTGGAACAGCCAAACAAGGGCGAGACAGAAACTTTCAAGCTATTTTGCCATTAAGAGGTAAGATTCTTAATGTTGAAAAGGCCATGCAACATAAAGTTTTTGAAAACGAAGAAATCAAAAATATTTTTACAGCGCTTGGTGTTACTATAGGTACAGAAGAAGATAGTAAAGCCTTGAACCTTTCAAAATTGCGTTATCATAAAATTGTAATTATGTGTGATGCCGATATTGATGGTAGTCATATTGCAACCTTGATTTTAACCTTCTTCTTCAGATATATGAAGGAATTAATAGAAAACGGTCATGTGTATATTGCAACACCACCATTGTACTTAGTAAAACGTGGTGCTAAAAAACAATATGCATGGAATGACAAGGAGCGCGATGAAATTATAGAAGAGTTTGGAGATGGTAGTAAAATCCAACGTTATAAAGGTCTTGGTGAAATGAATGCAGAACAATTATGGGATACTACCATGAATCCAGAATTTAGAACTATGCGACAGGTGCAAATAGATAACGGGTCTGAAGCAGATAGAATCTTCTCTATGCTGATGGGTGATGAAGTGCCGCCACGTAGAGATTTTATCGAAAAGAATGCTATTTATGCGAATATAGACGCTTAG
- a CDS encoding DUF4382 domain-containing protein, giving the protein MKTQVKTIILAVILLAGITSCSKNDDPTNDETYPTAVHITDAPIDNTNVKGAFVTITDVKIDGNSIEGFSKTTIDLMAYQNGSTKLLGNLDLKSRMYSNISLVIDTASDANGNAPGCYILTTDNTKHALASVSNEIQINDSFEVLRSNANKMVIDFDLRKTITSQTESSNAFDFVTASELSNGLRIVNDLETGEIQGNVSDSENTSDKIVVYAYKKGSFNAESETKGQGASKIEFANAVTSSVVNNITGSYELNFLDEGEYELHFASYNKTDNSNTFKFSAMLNVESSTSVNLGSIKVDANSQLSASVLVLGHLQ; this is encoded by the coding sequence ATGAAAACACAAGTAAAAACAATAATCTTAGCAGTTATCTTATTAGCAGGAATTACGTCATGTTCTAAAAATGATGACCCAACAAATGATGAAACATACCCAACAGCTGTACACATTACAGATGCCCCAATTGATAATACAAATGTGAAAGGCGCCTTTGTTACTATTACCGATGTAAAAATTGATGGAAACTCAATAGAAGGATTCAGTAAAACAACCATAGATTTAATGGCTTATCAAAATGGTTCTACTAAATTACTAGGAAATTTAGACCTAAAAAGCAGAATGTATTCTAATATTAGCCTAGTAATAGATACCGCATCTGATGCCAACGGAAATGCTCCAGGATGCTACATTTTAACAACAGATAACACAAAGCATGCCTTGGCCTCTGTATCGAACGAAATACAAATCAACGATTCGTTTGAAGTACTTCGAAGCAATGCGAATAAAATGGTTATCGATTTCGATTTAAGAAAAACCATTACATCTCAAACTGAATCTTCTAATGCATTCGATTTTGTTACAGCTTCAGAGCTTTCTAACGGATTACGCATTGTGAACGATTTAGAAACTGGCGAAATTCAAGGTAATGTAAGTGATTCTGAAAACACATCAGACAAAATCGTTGTCTACGCCTACAAGAAAGGAAGCTTCAATGCAGAATCTGAAACCAAAGGACAGGGTGCTTCTAAAATAGAATTTGCAAATGCCGTTACAAGTTCCGTTGTTAATAATATCACAGGCAGTTATGAGTTAAATTTCCTTGATGAAGGGGAGTATGAACTTCACTTTGCATCATATAACAAAACAGACAATAGCAACACATTTAAATTTTCAGCTATGTTAAACGTTGAGTCTTCAACATCTGTAAATTTAGGAAGTATTAAAGTAGATGCCAACTCACAATTAAGTGCCAGTGTATTAGTATTAGGGCACCTTCAATAA